In a single window of the Acyrthosiphon pisum isolate AL4f chromosome X, pea_aphid_22Mar2018_4r6ur, whole genome shotgun sequence genome:
- the LOC103311102 gene encoding tigger transposable element-derived protein 6-like, producing the protein MTGEKKKLLVIEKSKQPRCFKGVKALPVDYTANKNAWMTQKIFSQWLIKWDNELDRKIVLLVDNCTAHNVSLNLKNIKLVFLPANTPSLIQPCDQGIIRTLKAYYRLKMRKRVITLIDEMFECESTLTLKANDLSKKINILEALHFVNEAWNNISDVTIRNCFRHGGFVKTEEEEEEEDDHSKDLAEKTYEDWMDIDRDIQTSEQYSEDQMCQSIINEITNNNDEENDESDEEEVDIVVKPPSNKEVLEALDKILNISPERLKAEMIVLKNMINKENYEIDDIIPVVDNNIFPNFCKLLQTVLTIPISSASCERSFSVMRRIKNWTRNTMTNDRFTNLSILHIERDLSHAIESENVLNIFSEKHRRLAYV; encoded by the exons ATGACGGGAGAAAAAAAGAAACTGCTTGTTATCGAGAAGAGTAAGCAACCTCGTTGTTTCAAAGGAGTTAAAGCTTTACCTGTTGATTATACAGCGAATAAAAATGCATGGATGACTCAAAAAATCTTTAGTCAGTGGTTGATCAAATGGGATAATGAACTAGACAGAAAAATTGTACTTTTAGTAGACAACTGCACAGCTCACAATGTAAGTTTgaacttgaaaaatataaaactggtTTTTTTACCGGCTAATACCCCATCACTTATTCAGCCCTGTGATCAAGGAATTATTCGTACACTTAAAGCTTACTATAGACTAAAAATGAGAAAAAGGGTAATCACTCTCATTGATGAAATGTTTGAATGTGAATCAACTTTGACTTTAAAGGCTAATGACCTTTCCAAGAAAATCAACATTCTCGAGGCCTTACACTTTGTCAACGAAGCGTGGAATAATATTAGTGATGTGACTATTCGAAATTGTTTTCGTCACGGAGGCTTCGTCAAAACTGAGGAAgaggaagaagaagaagatgacCATAGTAAAGACCTCGCTGAAAAAACATATGAGGATTGGATGGATATAGATCGTGATATCCAAACTTCTGAACAGTATTCTGAGGACCAAATGTGTCAGTCTATTATAAATGAAATCACCAATAACAACGATGAGGAGAATGACGAAAGCGATGAAGAAGAAGTCGACATCGTAGTTAAACCACCATCAAATAAAGAGGTTCTGGAGGCTTTAGAC aaaatattaaacataagtcCAGAAAGATTGAAGGCTGAAATGATAGtcctaaaaaatatgatcaataaagaaaattatgaaatagaTGACATCATACCTGTTGTAGacaacaatatttttccaaatttttgtaAACTTTTGCAAACTGtacttactatacctatatcatcTGCCTCATGTGAACGTTCATTTTCTGTTATGAGGCGAATAAAGAATTGGACTAGAAATACCATGACAAATGATAGATTTACAAACTTGTCAATACTTCATATCGAAAGAGATTTATCACATGCAATAGAATCAGAAAATGTACTTaacatattttcagaaaaacacAGACGCCTAGCTTatgtttga
- the LOC107883615 gene encoding zinc finger protein 2-like: MEKNSYLCDVCDKSFSQIGNLMIHRRTHTGEKPYACDICDKSFAVSDSLTKHKRTHTGEKPYACDVCDKSFSQSCSLTNHKRTHTGEKPYACDICDKSFAISNNLTNHQRTHTGEKPYACDICDKSFSQSSNLTNHQRTHTGEKPYACDICDKSFSQSSNLTKHQRTHTGEKPYACDICDKSFAVSDSLTKHKRTHTGEKPYACDICDKSFAISNNLTNHQRTHTGEKPYACDICDKSFAVSDSLTKHKRTHTGEKPYACDICDKSFSENTNLTKHQRTHTGEKPYACDICDKSFSTSSSLTTHRRTHISEKPYVCDVCDKSFSQSGNLTNHKRTHTGEKPYACDICDKSFAVSGSLTNHRRTHTVKMELRTSL; this comes from the coding sequence ATGGAGAAGAACTCTTACCTGTGTGACGTATGTGACAAGTCATTCAGCCAAATTGGAAATTTGATGATACATCGACGTACgcacactggcgaaaaaccTTACGCATGCGAtatatgcgacaagtcgtttGCTGTAAGTGACAGTTTAACGAAACAcaaacgcacacacactggtgaaaaaccgtacgcatgcgatgtatgcgacaaaTCTTTCTCTCAAAGTTGCAGTTTAACGAACCATAAACGCACacacactggcgaaaaaccTTATGCATGCGAtatatgcgacaagtcgttcgctataagtaataatttaacgaACCACCAACGAACacacactggcgaaaaaccgtacgcaTGCGATATATGCGACAAATCTTTCTCTCAAAGTAGCAATTTAACGAACCACCAACGAACacacactggcgaaaaaccgtacgcaTGCGATATATGCGACAAATCTTTCTCTCAAAGTAGCAATTTAACGAAACACCAACGAACacacactggcgaaaaaccgtacgcatgcgatatatgcgacaagtcgtttGCTGTAAGTGACAGTTTAACGAAACACAAACGCACACACACAGGAGAAAAACCTTACGCATGCGAtatatgcgacaagtcgttcgctataagtaataatttaacgaACCACCAACGAACacacactggcgaaaaaccgtacgcatgcgatatatgcgacaagtcgtttGCTGTAAGTGACAGTTTAACGAAACACAAACGCACACACACAGGAGAAAAACCTTACGCATGTGAtatatgcgacaagtcgttcagTGAAAATACCAATTTGACAAAGCATCAACGCACACACACAggtgaaaaaccgtacgcatgcgatatatgcgacaagtcgttctctACGAGTAGCAGTTTGACGACACATCGACGTACGCATATTAGCGAAAAACCATATGtatgcgatgtatgcgacaaaTCTTTCTCTCAAAGTGGCAATTTAACGAACCAcaaacgcacacacactggcgaaaaaccTTACGCATGCGAtatatgcgacaagtcgttcgCTGTAAGTGGCAGTTTGACGAACCATCGACGTACGCACACTGTTAAAATGGAGCTCAGAACTTCTCTATAA